A stretch of the Nerophis ophidion isolate RoL-2023_Sa linkage group LG27, RoL_Noph_v1.0, whole genome shotgun sequence genome encodes the following:
- the acadl gene encoding long-chain specific acyl-CoA dehydrogenase, mitochondrial, with product MFVRSVAQICRSGLKNVCSSEHMLPSVAARLQHNDAQELGHPVPSTRLETSSAKNLTDIGTRRIFNADHDLFRQSVRRFFQEEVIPHHTEWEKAGQVSREVWLKAGEQGLLGVMTPEECGGIGGDLLSAAITWEEQMYSNCSGPGFGLHSDIVMPYILNYGTKEQIQRFIPKMTSGECICAIAMTEPGAGSDLQGVRTYAKQDGSDWILNGNKVFITNGWMADLVVVVAVTNREAKTAAHGISLFLLEEGMKGFQKGRKLEKIGLKAQDTAELFFEDVRLPADALLGGVNKGFYYLMNELPQERLVIADMAIASCEFMFEETRSYVLQRKAFGKTIAHLQTVQHKLAELKTEICVGRAFIDSCLQLHTDRRLDPSTASMAKYWASDLQNKVATQCLQLHGGWGYMWEYPIAKAFVDSRIQPIYGGTNEIMKELIARTIVSQK from the exons ATGTTTGTCAGAAGTGTTGCACAAATCTGTCGttctggtttgaaaaatgtgtgcAGTTcagaacatatgctgccgtcaGTTGCTGCTAG ACTGCAGCACAACGATGCCCAAGAACTCGGCCATCCCGTCCCCTCCACTCGTCTGGAGACGTCCAGTGCAAAGAACCTGACGGACATTGGGACTCGCAGGATTTTCAACGCGGACCACGACCTTTTCAGGCAGAGCGTGCGGCGATTCTTCCAAGAGGAGGTGATTCCGCATCATACGGAATGGGAGAAGGCAGGCCAGGTGAGCCGGGAGGTGTGGCTGAAGGCGGGCGAGCAAGGCCTGCTGGGAGTTATGACGCCAGAAGAGTGTGGTGGAATCGGCGGGGACCTGCTCTCAGCGGCCATCACATGGGAAGAACA GATGTACTCCAACTGTTCAGGCCCAGGCTTTGGGCTTCACTCCGACATCGTCATGCCTTACATCCTCAACTACGGCACTAAAGAGCAGATCCAACGCTTCATTCCAAAGATGACTTCTGGGGAATGCATCTGTGCCATCGCCATGACGGAGCCAGGAGCAGGCAG TGACCTTCAGGGTGTGCGGACATATGCCAAACAGGACGGCAGCGATTGGATCCTGAATGGCAACAAG GTGTTCATCACCAATGGCTGGATGGCCGacctggtggtggtggtggccgtGACCAACCGCGAGGCAAAGACAGCAGCACATGGCATCAGCCTTTTCCTGCTGGAGGAAGGTATGAAAGGCTTCCAGAAAGGTCGCAAGCTGGAAAAGATCGGCCTCAAAGCGCAG GACACGGCTGAACTTTTCTTTGAGGACGTGCGGCTCCCAGCTGATGCACTATTAGGCGGAGTCAACAAGGGTTTCTACTACCTGATGAATGAGCTGCCACAG GAACGTCTGGTGATTGCAGACATGGCCATCGCCAGCTGTGAGTTCATGTTTGAGGAGACCAGGAGCTACGTGTTGCAGAGGAAAGCATTTGGGAAGACAATCGCTCACCTGCAG ACCGTACAGCACAAACTGGCAGAGCTAAAGACAGAAATCTGTGTGGGCAGAGCGTTCATTGACAGTTGCCTGCAGCTGCACACTGACCGACGTCTTGACCCTTCTACAGCTTCCATGGCCAAATACTG gGCATCTGATCTCCAGAACAAGGTGGCCACGCAGTGCCTGCAGCTCCACGGTGGCTGGGGCTACATGTGGGAGTACCCCATCGCTAA GGCATTTGTAGACTCCCGTATTCAGCCCATCTATGGAGGAACCAATGAGATAATGAAAGAGCTCATTGCCAGGACCATCGTCAGCCAGAAGTGA